In Gammaproteobacteria bacterium, a single window of DNA contains:
- a CDS encoding DUF3280 domain-containing protein: MIRNIRPSLTRQVCLLLLGAFLISPLAAHSREATVAVAAFDLLDTSLQGEMMPSSSKPDKKRLARTMQQLARQLDDSKFFTIVGTEAAARISAQLRQNQVYLHDCNGCEMRIGKTVKSDYVLVGWVQKVSNLILNLNVVLREVPSGKDVVGASVDMRGNTNEAWSRAATYLLENSFFPDYEKVRKSSDQ; this comes from the coding sequence ATGATACGCAACATTCGACCATCGCTAACTCGCCAAGTCTGCCTCCTACTGCTAGGCGCCTTTCTGATCTCACCGCTTGCAGCGCACAGCCGTGAGGCGACTGTCGCCGTAGCGGCTTTCGATCTGCTCGATACCAGCCTGCAAGGCGAGATGATGCCAAGCTCCAGCAAGCCCGACAAAAAGCGCCTTGCAAGGACAATGCAGCAGCTGGCTCGGCAACTCGATGATTCGAAATTCTTCACAATCGTCGGCACCGAGGCCGCGGCGCGGATCAGCGCGCAGTTAAGACAGAATCAGGTGTACCTGCATGACTGCAACGGATGCGAAATGCGCATTGGCAAAACCGTGAAATCCGATTATGTACTGGTCGGGTGGGTGCAGAAGGTCAGTAACCTGATCCTCAATCTGAACGTGGTGTTGCGCGAGGTGCCGAGTGGCAAGGATGTTGTAGGCGCATCGGTGGATATGCGCGGCAATACCAACGAAGCCTGGTCGCGCGCGGCCACTTATCTTCTGGAGAACTCGTTCTTTCCTGATTATGAGAAAGTGCGGAAAAGCAGCGATCAATAA
- a CDS encoding TraB/GumN family protein, with amino-acid sequence MKLPSKNIAHGVALLCCLAPLDVLAESEACQPERTFVPSSNNAPDVNPRVIGMLWKVERRGTPASYLFGTIHLQITRLPPAVALALVKADRFVAETVMDDSAVAYYRRQMLSNPAPNLDSLFEQPFRKRLLDLLADYGVDRQTALRLKPWAAFNLLSRPIPTGAPTLDQMLETTARQRKIPVGGLETVTELVAALENIPLSHQREIVMDTVCNRSLIEKQAQALTHRYYNRDLSGMLNVSMRYETSNAAASRRFSERLLDDRSQRMLKRLGPYLEAGNAFIAIGALHLPGEEGLLQGLEAQGYRVTAVY; translated from the coding sequence ATGAAGCTACCAAGCAAAAACATCGCGCATGGCGTCGCGCTTTTGTGCTGTTTGGCCCCGTTAGACGTGCTGGCCGAGAGCGAAGCCTGTCAGCCCGAGCGGACCTTTGTGCCAAGCTCCAACAATGCGCCGGATGTAAACCCGCGCGTCATCGGCATGCTTTGGAAGGTCGAACGTCGCGGCACGCCCGCCAGCTATCTTTTTGGCACTATTCATTTGCAGATCACAAGGCTTCCTCCGGCCGTGGCGCTCGCGCTGGTGAAAGCTGATCGTTTCGTCGCCGAGACGGTAATGGATGATTCTGCGGTGGCGTATTACCGGCGGCAGATGCTCTCTAACCCCGCGCCGAATCTGGACTCACTTTTCGAGCAACCGTTCCGCAAGCGCCTGCTGGACCTGCTGGCGGATTATGGCGTCGATCGACAAACGGCCTTGCGGCTAAAACCATGGGCGGCTTTTAATTTACTGTCCAGACCCATACCCACGGGCGCCCCGACGCTCGATCAAATGCTGGAAACAACGGCGCGACAGCGGAAAATACCAGTGGGTGGCCTGGAGACGGTCACGGAACTGGTGGCCGCGCTGGAGAACATCCCACTATCCCACCAACGCGAGATAGTGATGGATACGGTATGTAACCGCTCGCTGATCGAAAAACAGGCCCAAGCGCTGACGCATCGCTACTATAACCGTGATTTGAGCGGCATGCTGAATGTGAGCATGCGCTATGAAACCTCCAATGCAGCCGCCTCGCGAAGATTCAGCGAGCGCCTTCTGGATGACCGGAGCCAGCGGATGCTGAAGCGTCTGGGCCCGTATCTGGAAGCGGGCAACGCCTTCATCGCGATCGGCGCACTGCACTTGCCGGGCGAAGAAGGATTGCTACAGGGACTGGAAGCGCAAGGTTATCGGGTTACCGCAGTTTATTGA
- a CDS encoding quinoprotein dehydrogenase-associated putative ABC transporter substrate-binding protein: MLRAGITGNHGVTRLRIAAIVIFAVAASSCTPESEEEDGKTAAESGERASEPRQPSESRNQGASTSAAAQGQRSVKASGEQAASESERDVFRVCADPHNLPFSDRAERGFENKIADLMAGELDLPVEYYWVPQQMGFDRLSLKGWNEQEQRFQCDLVMGTTSLDVGTITTPYYASTYTLVYSRDGKLGDLDAAQDFIAKARADGTLRIGTFDVGPGAAWLQQNGLLTQLEPYQAQSGSRAVTPARIVKDVVDDKIDAALVWGPIGGFYAQQYKTANLEVLPLKSQGIRFEYGISMGMRYGEDEWMQTIERLIAENKDQMHKVLAGYNVPLVEIPKEDLVQEDDDD; this comes from the coding sequence ATGTTGAGAGCAGGAATCACGGGCAACCATGGCGTGACGCGGTTGCGCATCGCGGCGATCGTAATATTCGCTGTAGCCGCGTCATCGTGTACACCCGAGTCGGAAGAAGAAGACGGAAAAACAGCCGCGGAAAGCGGTGAACGCGCCTCCGAACCCCGACAACCTTCAGAATCCCGAAATCAAGGCGCCTCCACAAGCGCTGCCGCACAAGGGCAGCGCAGCGTCAAAGCATCGGGCGAGCAAGCGGCCAGTGAGTCTGAACGCGATGTCTTTCGCGTGTGCGCCGATCCCCATAACCTGCCGTTTTCCGACAGGGCCGAGAGAGGTTTCGAAAACAAGATCGCGGACTTGATGGCCGGAGAGCTGGATCTGCCGGTGGAATATTATTGGGTGCCGCAGCAGATGGGTTTCGACCGTTTGAGCCTGAAAGGCTGGAACGAGCAGGAACAACGCTTTCAATGCGACCTCGTCATGGGCACCACCAGCCTGGACGTGGGCACGATCACCACCCCTTATTACGCATCGACCTACACGCTGGTCTATTCAAGGGACGGAAAACTGGGCGATCTCGACGCGGCGCAGGATTTTATCGCCAAGGCGCGGGCCGACGGGACCTTGCGCATCGGCACATTCGACGTGGGCCCCGGCGCCGCGTGGCTGCAGCAAAACGGTTTGCTGACTCAGTTGGAGCCGTATCAGGCTCAGAGCGGTAGCCGCGCCGTGACGCCGGCGAGAATCGTCAAGGATGTGGTGGATGACAAGATCGACGCGGCGCTCGTGTGGGGTCCGATCGGCGGCTTTTACGCCCAACAGTACAAGACCGCAAACTTGGAAGTCCTTCCGTTGAAGTCACAAGGCATCCGCTTCGAATACGGCATCTCAATGGGTATGCGCTATGGCGAAGACGAGTGGATGCAGACGATCGAGCGCCTGATCGCAGAGAACAAGGATCAGATGCACAAAGTACTCGCCGGATACAATGTCCCGCTGGTTGAAATTCCCAAAGAGGACTTGGTGCAAGAGGATGACGATGACTAA